The following proteins are encoded in a genomic region of Drosophila miranda strain MSH22 chromosome 4, D.miranda_PacBio2.1, whole genome shotgun sequence:
- the LOC117188957 gene encoding zinc finger protein 501-like: protein MEEMCRVCMVKSGALANIFDETQKWDTCIADMIAQCTGYVVRRGDSLPEKICPPCLEDAVSAFNLKKSCEQSHRLYFPVMEPDVGKDRCDNLEDEDFEILTSGNEQSKNCKADEMIQKDDVDEVFRFKCPHCPKSYMRKSCLPHHIRTHTDGRPYKCSFCSKSFPHKCRLDAHTRIHTGDRRYTCSDCSKSFQQKSHLIDHTRIHTGERPYKCNHCSMTFSRAGVLSDHIRSHTGDQRYQCSYCMMPFNNKQIWITHVRTHTGERPFSCSQCSKSFNQKHHLSEHILTHTEEKRYTCSYCTNTFKQKSYLRKHIRSHTCSKWMHHQIDGPSIVSTAIPK, encoded by the coding sequence ATGGAGGAGATGTGCAGAGTTTGCATGGTCAAATCCGGAGCACTCGCAAACATTTTTGATGAGACACAAAAATGGGACACTTGCATTGCTGACATGATAGCCCAGTGTACCGGGTACGTGGTTAGGCGAGGGGATTCACTGCCAGAAAAAATATGCCCGCCTTGCCTTGAGGATGCAGTGAGTGCATTCAATCTTAAGAAATCCTGCGAGCAGAGCCATCGACTATATTTTCCAGTGATGGAGCCAGATGTAGGAAAAGATCGCTGTGATAATCTGGAAGACGAGGACTTTGAAATTTTAACTAGTGGAAATGAGCAGTCGAAAAACTGTAAAGCCGATGAAATGATACAAAAAGATGATGTGGATGAGGTTTTTCGGTTCAAATGTCCTCATTGTCCGAAATCCTATATGCGAAAATCATGTCTGCCACATCACATCAGAACGCACACAGATGGCCGACCCTACAAATGCTCCTTCTGCTCGAAATCTTTTCCACACAAATGCAGACTTGATGCACACACCCGTATTCACACAGGAGATCGGCGCTACACGTGTTCCGACTGTTCGAAATCCTTTCAACAAAAATCACATCTCATTGATCACACCCGTATTCACACTGGGGAGCGACCATATAAATGTAATCACTGTTCGATGACCTTTTCGCGAGCCGGAGTTCTAAGCGATCACATCCGCTCGCATACTGGTGATCAGCGCTATCAGTGCTCATACTGTATGATGCCTTTTAACAACAAACAAATTTGGATAACACATGTACGCACTCATACGGGAGAACGACCCTTCTCGTGCTCTCAATGTTCGAAGTCATTCAACCAAAAACACCATCTCAGCGAACACATCCTTACTCACACTGAGGAAAAACGTTATACGTGCTCTTACTGCACAAACACCTTTAAGCAAAAGTCTTATCTTCGAAAACACATTCGCAGTCACACGTGTTCCAAATGGATGCACCACCAGATAGATGGCCCTTCTATTGTTTCGACTGCAATTCCAAAATGA
- the LOC108163972 gene encoding gastrula zinc finger protein XlCGF52.1-like isoform X1: MTMEEICRVCMARSEALENIFDEAQAWDTSIADMIAQCTGYMVKRGDSLPENICPPCLEDAVSAFSLKTTCEQSHKLYFTLMEKDKDLSDNHEDENTEITCSRGEQSDFSDDEKIHQDDKDADSRFKCPQCPKSYMRKSSLQYHIRTHTGDRPYKCSFCSKSFPQKFRLDAHTRTHTGDRPYKCSYCSKSFILKAELKVHIGTHTGDQPYKCSYCSKSFPQKSTFDIHTRAHTGDRPYKCDDCSKSFKHKHELKLHIGTHTGDRPYKCSFCTKSFAQKCRLDAHTRTHTGDRPYKCSDCPKSYIHKHELKLHIRTHTGDQPLNCSFCSKSFAQKCRLDAHTRTHTGDRPNKCSECSMSFIYKHELKLHMRVHTGERPYECNQCSKAFTQPNILKAHMKTHFGKQL, from the exons at GACAATGGAGGAAATATGCAGAGTTTGCATGGCAAGGTCCGAAGCACTCGAAAACATATTCGACGAGGCACAAGCATGGGACACTTCCATTGCTGACATGATAGCACAGTGTACAGGGTACATGGTTAAGCGAGGGGATTCACTGCCAGAAAACATATGCCCGCCCTGCCTTGAGGATGCAGTGAGTGCATTCAGTCTTAAGACCACCTGTGAACAGAGCCATAAACTCTATTTCACACTTATGGAAAAGGATAAAGACCTCTCTGATAATCATGAAGATGAGAACACAGAAATTACATGTAGTAGAGGCGAACAGTCGGATTTTTCTGACGATGAAAAAATACATCAAGATGATAAGGATGCGGACTCTCGGTTCAAATGTCCTCAATGCCCGAAGTCCTATATGCGAAAATCCAGTCTCCAATATCACATCCGTACGCACACAGGTGATCGGCCCTACAAATGCTCCTTCTGCTCGAAATCCTTCCCACAAAAATTCAGACTTGATGCACACACCCGTACTCACACAGGGGATCGACCCTACAAATGCTCGTACTGTTCAAAGTCGTTTATACTAAAAGCCGAACTCAAAGTACACATCGGTACGCACACAGGGGATCAACCCTACAAATGCTCCTACTGTTCAAAGTCCTTCCCACAAAAATCCACGTTTGATATACACACCCGTGCTCACACTGGGGATCGGCCCTACAAATGCGACGACTGCTCAAAGTCGtttaaacacaaacacgaaCTCAAATTACACATCGGGACACACACAGGTGATCGACCCTATAAATGCTCCTTCTGCACGAAATCTTTCGCACAAAAATGCAGACTTGATGCACACACCCGTACTCACACAGGGGATCGACCCTACAAATGCTCCGACTGTCCAAAGTCGTATATACATAAACATGAACTCAAATTACACATCCGTACGCACACAGGTGATCAACCCTTGAATTGCTCCTTCTGCTCAAAATCTTTCGCACAAAAATGCAGACTTGATGCACACACCCGTACTCACACAGGGGATCGACCCAATAAATGCTCCGAATGCTCAATGTCGTTTATATACAAACACGAACTTAAACTGCACATGCGAGTGCACACTGGGGAGCGACCGTATGAGTGCAATCAATGTTCAAAGGCATTTACACAACCTAATATTCTCAAAGCGCACATGAAAACCCATTTTGGAAAGCAGCTGTAG
- the LOC117185693 gene encoding gastrula zinc finger protein XlCGF57.1-like: MEEMCRVCMVKSGALANIFDETQKWDTCIADMIAQCTGYVVKRGDSLPEKICPPCLEDAVSAFNLKKSCEQSHRLYFPVMGEDMKTDLCDNFEQNDWNMSISRKKATILETDEKICKDDKDVDLLFKCTHCSKSFKRKCNLQNHIRMHMDKQSYQCSHCSKSFNRKSSLQSHMCYHTEERHNKCVHCSKSFVTMSALKRHFLTHIDEQPYKCSDCLNSFKTENELKEHIRVHTVEEPYQCPHCSKSFKLKSILQRHCRTHTAERAYKCSDCSKSFITQSELKVHIRVHTGEQPYQCQHCPKSFQRKSNLKRHNRIHTGERPYKCSDCSKCFSIATNLQAHIRRWHTTDRPHKCTHCPKSFTEKSHLQIHMRKHTGERPYKCTQCSKSFTRTGSLRRHISTHTDERLYKCTDCSSLFQQKSQLQKHTLMHTGERPYKCSDCSQSFLQKSQLEAHIRTHTRPYKCSHCSKCFRGKSNLKRHTRTHTDERPHQCSQCSKSFQEKSNLQVHIRSHTGERPFKCTHCSKTFRYKNNSYQRHLITHTRSDKYAIPALFEITSIRTLRMEGTTAEQDF; this comes from the coding sequence ATGGAGGAGATGTGCAGAGTTTGCATGGTCAAATCCGGAGCACTCGCAAACATTTTTGATGAGACACAAAAATGGGACACTTGCATTGCTGACATGATAGCACAGTGTACCGGGTACGTGGTTAAGCGAGGGGATTCACTGCCAGAAAAAATATGCCCGCCTTGCCTTGAGGATGCAGTGAGTGCATTCAATCTTAAGAAATCCTGCGAGCAGAGCCATCGACTATATTTTCCAGTGATGGGAGAGGATATGAAAACAGATCTCTGTGATAATTTTGAACAGAACGACTGGAACATGTCAATAAGCAGAAAAAAAGCGACGATTTTGGAAACTGATGAAAAAATATGTAAAGATGATAAGGATGTGGATCTTCTGTTTAAGTGTACTCACTGCTCGAAGTCTTTTAAACGGAAATGCAATTTGCAAAATCACATCCGTATGCACATGGATAAACAATCCTACCAATGCTCTCACTGTTCAAAGTCGTTTAATCGAAAATCAAGTCTTCAAAGTCACATGTGTTATCACACGGAGGAGCGACACAACAAATGTGTCCACTGCTCAAAGTCATTCGTAACCATGAGCGCACTGAAGCGGCACTTTCTTACTCATATCGACGAACAACCCTACAAGTGCTCCGACTGCTTAAACTCCTTTAAAACTGAAAACGAACTCAAAGAACACATCCGTGTTCACACAGTGGAAGAGCCCTaccaatgcccccactgctCGAAGTCATTTAAGCTAAAATCGATTCTCCAAAGACACTGTCGTACCCACACTGCGGAGAGAGCTTATAAGTGTTCTGACTGCTCAAAGTCCTTTATTACTCAAAGCGAACTCAAAGTACACATCCGGGTTCACACAGGGGAACAGCCCTACCAATGTCAGCACTGCCCAAAGTCATTTCAGCGAAAATCTAATCTTAAAAGACATAATCGTATCCACACGGGGGAGAGACCTTACAAGTGTTCCGACTGCTCCAAGTGTTTTTCCATCGCCACAAATCTCCAGGCTCATATCCGTCGATGGCACACAACTGACCGACCCCACAAGTGCACTCACTGCCCGAAGTCGTTTACAGAAAAATCGCATCTCCAGATACACATGCGTAAACACACGGGGGAGCGACCGTACAAGTGTACCCAATGCTCAAAGTCCTTTACTCGAACCGGATCTCTCCGGCGACATATCAGTACGCACACGGATGAACGACTCTACAAATGCACCGACTGTTCATCGCTGTTTCAACAAAAATCCCAACTTCAAAAACACACCCTTATGCATACGGGCGAACGACCGTACAAATGCAGTGACTGCTCACAGTCCTTTCTACAAAAATCCCAACTTGAGGCACACATCCGTACTCACACGCGACCTTACAAATGCTCCCACTGCTCGAAATGCTTTAGAGGAAAATCCAATCTTAAAAGACATACCCGTACGCATACGGATGAACGACCCCACCAATGCTCCCAATGCTCGAAATCATTTCAAGAAAAATCGAATCTCCAGGTGCACATACGTTCTCACACAGGGGAACGCCCATTCAAGTGTACCCACTGCTCAAAGACATTTAGATATAAAAATAATAGCTACCAGAGACACTTAATTACTCACACAAGGAGTGACAAGTATGCCATTCCGGCACTTTTCGAGATCACATCCATAAGAACGCTGAGAATGGAAGGTACGACTGCAGAACAAGATTTTTAA
- the LOC108162963 gene encoding UDP-glucuronosyltransferase, protein MEMQTKVIVLSLICLCSGQAAKILVLFPHASESHFAVMRTLVTELASREHNVTVYTGHGLGERLENVSETIIPEYPFWSNLQKHAAPKGNLADLGRLSIPTLRKSLAVVGANALDHFLSQKPLQKLLQQPPLDFDFDVIILDYFYTEALLALGQFHQKPIVGIVSTDFGNYMEAVQESMVPAACSPIDFEHYVPSLGFSARLGNIRECISRRKQFAKDHFGAQEQLISKHFKVKSTVPELQANQLSLLLVNSHVPLMTPRPSLQHIVPAGGLHIRGPRELPWNIKRFLEEARAGAIYLQLGNEQPCGELPKLKLEALLGFFDSRKERFIWSCHDVKTLDGLPKNVMIQHAVPQIDILAHPRVNAFIMNGDLLSLQEAIVRNVPTLGLPIFQNERQNMELAVRLGVGLKLERENVTIASLSWAVDRLLLEPQYQITIRAVSLEFRDRPLGALASAMFWVNYVARHKGGAAIRTRGVGISSNQLHLFDLFLFYFGVALFFVGLLVGLCLVAIFVWQKKISTKNTKLN, encoded by the exons ATG GAAATGCAAACTAAGGTGATCGTGCTCTCCCTGATCTGTCTGTGCTCCGGCCAAGCAGCCAAGATTCTTGTGCTCTTCCCACATGCCAGCGAGAGTCATTTTGCGGTGATGCGCACTCTGGTCACGGAGCTGGCCAGCCGGGAACACAAT GTTACGGTATACACTGGGCACGGTCTGGGAGAGCGCTTGGAGAACGTGTCGGAGACGATTATTCCCGAATATCCATTCTGGAGCAACT TGCAAAAGCATGCAGCACCCAAAGGTAATCTGGCCGATCTGGGAAGATTGTCAATTCCAACTCTTCGCAAGTCCCTGGCTGTCGTCGGAGCCAACGCCTTGGACCACTTCCTCAGCCAAAAGCCCCTGCAgaagctgctgcagcagcccCCATTGGACTTCGACTTCGACGTGATAATTTTGGACTATTTTTACACGGAGGCACTACTGGCTCTGGGCCAATTCCACCAGAAGCCTATCGTTGGCATCGTGAGCACGGACTTTGGCAACTACATGGAGGCAGTACAGGAGTCCATGGTGCCAGCGGCATGCTCCCCCATTGACTTTGAGCATTATGTTCCTTCGCTGGGATTCTCGGCGAGATTGGGAAACATCCGGGAGTGCATCTCGCGCAGGAAGCAGTTCGCAAAGGATCACTTCGGGGCACAGGAACAGCTCATCTCTAAGCACTTTAAAGTGAAATCAACTGTGCCAGAGCTGCAGGCGAATCAGCTTTCTCTGCTCTTGGTCAACAGCCACGTGCCCCTGATGACGCCTCGTCCGAGTCTGCAGCACATTGTGCCCGCCGGTGGCCTTCACATTCGTGGTCCGCGGGAGCTGCCATGGAATATTAAGAGGTTTCTGGAGGAAGCCCGTGCCGGAGCCATATACTTGCAGCTGGGAAACGAACAGCCATGCGGCGAGCTGCCCAAGTTGAAGTTGGAAGCGCTCTTAGGGTTCTTTGACTCCCGCAAGGAAAGGTTCATTTGGTCCTGCCACGACGTGAAGACTTTGGACGGTCTACCCAAGAACGTGATGATCCAGCATGCGGTGCCGCAGATCGACATCTTAGCCCATCCCCGGGTCAACGCCTTCATTATGAACGGAGATCTGCTCAGTCTGCAGGAGGCAATCGTTAGAAATGTGCCAACTCTGGGGCTGCCAATATTCCAGAACGAGCGGCAAAACATGGAGCTGGCAGTGAGACTGGGTGTTGGCCTGAAGCTGGAGCGAGAGAATGTCACGATTGCGTCCCTGTCCTGGGCGGTAGACAGGCTACTGCTGGAGCCGCAGTATCAAATTACGATTCGGGCTGTATCGCTCGAGTTTCGGGACAGACCTCTGGGCGCCCTGGCCAGCGCTATGTTCTGGGTGAACTATGTGGCCAGACACAAGGGGGGGGCTGCGATCAGAACCCGAGGTGTTGGCATCTCTTCGAATCAGTTGCATCTTTTCGACCTGTTTTTGTTCTACTTTGGAGTGGCgttattttttgttggccTGCTGGTGGGTCTGTGCCTTGTGGCCATATTTGTTTGGCAAAAGAAAATTTCTACCAAGAACACCAAATTAAATTAG
- the LOC108163972 gene encoding gastrula zinc finger protein XlCGF52.1-like isoform X2 produces the protein MEEICRVCMARSEALENIFDEAQAWDTSIADMIAQCTGYMVKRGDSLPENICPPCLEDAVSAFSLKTTCEQSHKLYFTLMEKDKDLSDNHEDENTEITCSRGEQSDFSDDEKIHQDDKDADSRFKCPQCPKSYMRKSSLQYHIRTHTGDRPYKCSFCSKSFPQKFRLDAHTRTHTGDRPYKCSYCSKSFILKAELKVHIGTHTGDQPYKCSYCSKSFPQKSTFDIHTRAHTGDRPYKCDDCSKSFKHKHELKLHIGTHTGDRPYKCSFCTKSFAQKCRLDAHTRTHTGDRPYKCSDCPKSYIHKHELKLHIRTHTGDQPLNCSFCSKSFAQKCRLDAHTRTHTGDRPNKCSECSMSFIYKHELKLHMRVHTGERPYECNQCSKAFTQPNILKAHMKTHFGKQL, from the coding sequence ATGGAGGAAATATGCAGAGTTTGCATGGCAAGGTCCGAAGCACTCGAAAACATATTCGACGAGGCACAAGCATGGGACACTTCCATTGCTGACATGATAGCACAGTGTACAGGGTACATGGTTAAGCGAGGGGATTCACTGCCAGAAAACATATGCCCGCCCTGCCTTGAGGATGCAGTGAGTGCATTCAGTCTTAAGACCACCTGTGAACAGAGCCATAAACTCTATTTCACACTTATGGAAAAGGATAAAGACCTCTCTGATAATCATGAAGATGAGAACACAGAAATTACATGTAGTAGAGGCGAACAGTCGGATTTTTCTGACGATGAAAAAATACATCAAGATGATAAGGATGCGGACTCTCGGTTCAAATGTCCTCAATGCCCGAAGTCCTATATGCGAAAATCCAGTCTCCAATATCACATCCGTACGCACACAGGTGATCGGCCCTACAAATGCTCCTTCTGCTCGAAATCCTTCCCACAAAAATTCAGACTTGATGCACACACCCGTACTCACACAGGGGATCGACCCTACAAATGCTCGTACTGTTCAAAGTCGTTTATACTAAAAGCCGAACTCAAAGTACACATCGGTACGCACACAGGGGATCAACCCTACAAATGCTCCTACTGTTCAAAGTCCTTCCCACAAAAATCCACGTTTGATATACACACCCGTGCTCACACTGGGGATCGGCCCTACAAATGCGACGACTGCTCAAAGTCGtttaaacacaaacacgaaCTCAAATTACACATCGGGACACACACAGGTGATCGACCCTATAAATGCTCCTTCTGCACGAAATCTTTCGCACAAAAATGCAGACTTGATGCACACACCCGTACTCACACAGGGGATCGACCCTACAAATGCTCCGACTGTCCAAAGTCGTATATACATAAACATGAACTCAAATTACACATCCGTACGCACACAGGTGATCAACCCTTGAATTGCTCCTTCTGCTCAAAATCTTTCGCACAAAAATGCAGACTTGATGCACACACCCGTACTCACACAGGGGATCGACCCAATAAATGCTCCGAATGCTCAATGTCGTTTATATACAAACACGAACTTAAACTGCACATGCGAGTGCACACTGGGGAGCGACCGTATGAGTGCAATCAATGTTCAAAGGCATTTACACAACCTAATATTCTCAAAGCGCACATGAAAACCCATTTTGGAAAGCAGCTGTAG
- the LOC108163322 gene encoding zinc finger protein 501-like, producing the protein MEETCRVCMDRSGALTNIFDETHTWDTCIADMIAQCTGYEVRRGDLLSENICPPCLEDAVNAFNLIKTYEQSHQIYFPVVEKDIEDSCCDNLNGEVWEPSDSETEQSIPFETDVKIHKNEADKTDYLERPYKCPDCPKTFKKKYQHTRHIRTHTEERPHKCTLCSKSFKRKDKLKLHVWTHTGERPFKCTDCSKSFISQCELTVHMRIHTGEQPYQCDHCLKSFQRQSNLKRHSRIHTGERPHLCIHCSKSFKQKHHLSEHILTHAEEKLYTCSYCTKNFRQKSSLGKHTRNHVIQMDASQFQITFKDEIEDTDNVRSPRAHTRHE; encoded by the coding sequence ATGGAGGAAACGTGCAGAGTTTGCATGGACAGATCCGGAGCACTCACAAACATTTTTGATGAGACACACACATGGGACACTTGCATTGCTGACATGATAGCACAGTGTACTGGGTACGAGGTAAGGCGAGGCGATTTACTATCAGAGAACATATGTCCGCCTTGCCTTGAGGATGCTGTAAATGCATTCAATCTTATAAAAACCTATGAGCAGAGCCATCAAATTTATTTCCCGGTGGTGGAGAAGGATATAGAAGATAGCTGCTGTGATAATCTGAACGGCGAGGTCTGGGAACCTTCAGATAGTGAAACTGAGCAATCGATCCCATTTGAAACCGATGTGAAAATACATAAAAATGAAGCCGATAAAACGGATTATCTAGAACGACCCTACAAGTGCCCCGACTGCCCAAAaacctttaaaaaaaaataccaacaCACCAGACACATCCGCACTCACACTGAGGAGCGACCGCATAAGTGCACTCTTTGCTCGAAGTCATTTAAACGAAAAGACAAACTCAAGCTACACGTCTGGACTCACACTGGGGAGCGACCGTTCAAGTGTACTGACTGCTCTAAGTCCTTTATTAGTCAATGCGAACTCACAGTACACATGCGTATTCACACAGGGGAACAGCCCTACCAATGCGACCACTGCTTGAAGTCATTTCAGCGGCAATCTAATCTCAAAAGACACAGTCGTATCCACACGGGAGAGAGACCCCACTTGTGCATTCACTGCTCGAAGTCATTTAAGCAAAAACACCATCTCAGCGAACACATCCTTACTCACGCTGAGGAGAAACTATACACGTGCTCTTACTGCACAAAGAATTTTAGGCAAAAGTCTTCTCTTGGAAAACATACGCGCAATCACGTGATCCAAATGGATGCATCGCAATTCCAAATTACATTTAAAGATGAAATTGAAGATACTGATAATGTACGATCTCCTCGAGCACACACCCGTCATGAATAG